The following proteins are encoded in a genomic region of Synechococcus sp. ROS8604:
- a CDS encoding phycobilisome polypeptide: MTSPLSSEQIRALAQRAQIFGLLDRQSLNSDLRATLAQANHETRLLTAEEITAACQHSGVKPALLIQLQSEVPGLVDSAREALLTQQPGLVQPGGALFPQERADACWRDCFHFLRISLYAVAAGETRFTDPAGLDAMQELYDVLKVPVPALLVALTQLRDLACKAYSHAGANHDVDLLESALNHLIEKMSAFQLDHTQPI; this comes from the coding sequence ATGACCTCGCCCCTATCTTCCGAACAGATTCGGGCCTTAGCCCAACGAGCGCAGATTTTTGGCCTGCTAGATCGCCAATCGCTCAACAGTGATCTCAGAGCCACCCTGGCTCAAGCAAACCATGAGACGAGGCTCCTAACGGCGGAAGAAATCACCGCTGCTTGCCAGCACTCTGGCGTGAAGCCAGCTCTGCTGATCCAGCTGCAAAGCGAAGTTCCTGGTTTGGTTGACAGCGCTCGGGAAGCACTCCTCACGCAACAACCAGGTCTCGTACAACCCGGGGGAGCTCTTTTCCCTCAGGAGCGTGCTGATGCTTGCTGGCGTGATTGCTTTCACTTCTTAAGGATCAGCCTCTATGCCGTTGCCGCAGGCGAGACAAGGTTTACCGATCCTGCTGGGCTCGACGCCATGCAAGAGCTCTACGACGTTCTAAAGGTCCCTGTCCCTGCCTTACTGGTCGCCCTCACCCAGCTTCGCGATTTGGCATGCAAGGCCTATTCCCACGCTGGGGCCAATCACGATGTGGACTTGCTGGAAAGCGCCCTAAACCACCTCATCGAAAAAATGAGCGCATTTCAGCTCGATCACACGCAGCCGATTTAA